One segment of Brassica napus cultivar Da-Ae chromosome C3, Da-Ae, whole genome shotgun sequence DNA contains the following:
- the LOC106384495 gene encoding berberine bridge enzyme-like 4 — MGEDLFWAIRGSGGASFGVILSWKINLVDIPKIFTVFRVNRTLEQGGTDVLYKWQLVSSKLPESLYVRAMPKVVNKTIAVLLYAQFLGRADELVSIMNQSLPELGVKNQEMSWLITTLFWEDLPAGTLTSVLLDRPSKPEKFFKSKSDYVKKPIPKEGIKKLWKAMLEFNNDVYIEWNPYGGVIDKIPANATPFPHRKGNLLKIQYYTSWMDANSKMGSLNMMRKLYEVAEPYASSNCWVPSGWRKPIGFGW; from the coding sequence ATGGGAGAAGATCTCTTCTGGGCGATCCGCGGTAGTGGTGGTGCTAGCTTCGGAGTTATCCTCTCTTGGAAAATAAACCTAGTCGATATTCCAAAGATCTTTACTGTGTTTAGGGTTAACAGAACATTGGAACAAGGTGGAACCGATGTTCTCTACAAGTGGCAGCTTGTCTCGTCCAAACTCCCTGAAAGTCTTTACGTCAGAGCAATGCCTAAGGTCGTAAACAAAACCATCGCGGTCTTATTGTACGCTCAGTTCTTGGGTCGAGCTGATGAGCTTGTGTCGATAATGAACCAAAGCTTACCTGAACTTGGGGTAAAAAACCAAGAAATGAGCTGGCTTATCACAACGTTGTTTTGGGAAGACCTACCTGCCGGTACACTGACAAGTGTTCTCTTAGACAGACCGTCCAAACCGGAAAAGTTCTTCAAGAGCAAATCTGATTATGTCAAGAAACCAATCCCTAAAGAAGGAATCAAGAAGCTATGGAAGGCAATGTTGGAGTTCAACAATGATGTGTATATCGAGTGGAACCCTTACGGTGGCGTGATAGACAAGATTCCGGCGAACGCCACCCCGTTTCCCCATCGGAAAGGTAACTTGTTGAAGATTCAATATTATACGTCATGGATGGACGCAAACTCAAAAATGGGCAGTCTGAATATGATGAGGAAGTTATACGAGGTTGCGGAACCGTACGCGTCAAGTAACTGTTGGGTTCCTTCTGGATGGAGGAAACCCATTGGGTTTGGTTGGTGA